A single genomic interval of Neisseria leonii harbors:
- a CDS encoding Cof-type HAD-IIB family hydrolase, whose amino-acid sequence MNRNQPKIVFFDIDDTLYIKGERRVPDSARQALAALRRRGTVTAIATGRTPAVLPEAVKSLIGEGIDILVCINGQYVARGGEVLAHFPMDAAAVSELTEKLTACGIAVGHVSHRGITVSHESGGLLRATRDLGIAYADMPSVAAGQPVYQMLAFYPPQREAEVAALLPEGIKTVRWHAEAVDLLDADGSKARGIAAVLAHLGWQAADAAAFGDGLNDLEMMAAVGFGVAVGNAVPELKAVADYIAPPVDSDGLARALRDLGWID is encoded by the coding sequence ATGAATCGGAACCAACCGAAAATCGTTTTTTTCGATATTGACGACACGCTCTATATCAAAGGCGAACGGCGCGTGCCGGACAGCGCGCGGCAGGCTTTGGCCGCTTTGCGCCGTCGCGGCACCGTTACGGCGATTGCCACCGGCCGCACACCGGCGGTGCTGCCCGAGGCGGTCAAAAGCCTGATCGGCGAGGGCATCGATATTTTGGTGTGCATCAACGGACAATATGTGGCGCGCGGCGGGGAAGTGTTGGCGCATTTTCCGATGGACGCGGCTGCGGTGTCGGAATTGACGGAGAAGCTGACGGCGTGCGGCATTGCGGTGGGGCATGTTTCGCACAGGGGTATCACAGTGTCGCACGAAAGCGGCGGCCTGCTGCGCGCCACGCGCGATTTGGGTATTGCCTATGCCGATATGCCGTCTGTGGCGGCGGGGCAGCCCGTTTATCAGATGCTGGCGTTTTATCCGCCGCAGCGCGAAGCGGAAGTGGCCGCGCTCTTGCCCGAAGGCATCAAAACGGTGCGCTGGCACGCGGAGGCGGTGGATTTGCTCGACGCGGACGGCTCGAAAGCGCGCGGCATTGCCGCCGTGCTGGCGCATTTGGGCTGGCAGGCGGCCGATGCGGCGGCGTTCGGCGACGGGTTGAACGATTTGGAAATGATGGCGGCGGTGGGTTTCGGCGTGGCGGTGGGCAATGCCGTGCCCGAACTGAAAGCCGTTGCCGATTATATTGCCCCACCCGTTGATTCAGACGGCCTCGCCCGCGCGTTGCGCGATTTGGGCTGGATTGATTAG
- the smc gene encoding chromosome segregation protein SMC, with product MRLTHIKLAGFKSFTDPTTIHIPGRLAAVIGPNGCGKSNVIDAVRWVLGEASAKQLRGESMQDVIFNGAATRRPAPRASVELVFDNSSHTLQGAWGQYAEVSIKRQLTRQGESTYFINNQVVRRRDITDLFLGTGVGARGYAVIEQGMISRIIEARPEELRAYIEEAAGVSKYKERRRETEGRLKDARDHLQRLDDLQSELARQVEKLEKQAATAERYQNLTRQLSQQQDLLDFTQWRQSLAAADQAAAQHETLRRQQDETAARIQTLDETLHALQADEQAQQQNAHDISNRRGVLREQIARLEEQIRHRQKLHQRIEQDKAAAQLQLSRIHQQQQEIRAQIEETDGQIEDRQAELAEAAMLVAEYEEQLPKLEEAQAELNTAHQSQQDEYNRIKRELAVKQQQLTHTRHTLQQNEARQGRLKQEQQALNLPDSGETEAAQEEAALLHSGQEHIETQLAAAETRLNELHTRFQTASQRHQTLQQQHISLEAHCQALAQLLAQETDNGDDFWQHTSAAGAPQLWQHIHAPSEWQHALGVILGERLRARAVPPDFAPPAPLPEGGAAWLADNLSGGLKKNLPATALLNQIQAQAPFQTALHHWLDGVLCAPNLNYALSRQADLNPGQIWLTPEGHRIDRVGTVLYARSGRDNLMAQRGQLSDLEAESARLSPELAEAAQQLAHIQTEREAAEVHYKALLQQQKQHNLEYSRAQQRAAEMLARTNQGQIRREHITQELAQIEAEQTSLMQTADGLEDDTATLAEAAAELEQRRQQTADDRQTRQGRLKQAQLALLEANRRYGTAELAVHKLQQQKQHDLQQLTQLEQQTLDWQERQSELALARETETDGDDQHLKLNELGEAVQTLDEAYAAVQAQLAAAQAQSREQYAARQALHSSLPPLQDATQTALLQQQEALINAKRFHQNLTARGADLAALESRLATAEHPDTLNSDIGRLNRQIEALGAVNLAALQELEEARERDGYYRSQREDVQAAIALLEEAIAQIDGKTKARFKETFDAVNEKVQTFFPTLFGGGEAVLHMIGDDLLTAGVSIMARPPGKKNSTIHLLSGGEKALTAMSLVFALFSLNPAPFCLLDEVDAPLDDANTARFCRLVKEMSTQTQFLYISHNRLTMEMAEQLIGVTMQEKGVSRIVAVDIRQALQMAEA from the coding sequence ATGCGCCTGACCCATATCAAACTGGCCGGTTTCAAATCGTTTACCGACCCCACCACCATTCATATCCCCGGCCGGCTGGCTGCCGTTATCGGCCCGAACGGCTGCGGCAAATCGAATGTCATCGACGCGGTGCGCTGGGTGCTGGGCGAAGCCTCGGCCAAGCAGCTGCGCGGCGAAAGTATGCAGGACGTGATTTTCAACGGCGCGGCCACCCGCCGCCCCGCCCCGCGCGCTTCGGTCGAGCTGGTGTTCGACAACAGCAGCCACACCCTGCAAGGCGCGTGGGGACAATATGCCGAAGTCAGCATCAAACGCCAGCTCACGCGGCAGGGCGAATCCACCTATTTCATCAACAACCAGGTCGTGCGCCGCCGCGACATCACCGATTTATTCCTGGGTACGGGCGTGGGTGCGCGCGGCTATGCCGTAATTGAGCAGGGCATGATTTCGCGCATTATCGAAGCGCGGCCGGAAGAATTGCGCGCCTATATCGAAGAAGCGGCGGGTGTATCGAAATACAAAGAGCGGCGCAGAGAAACCGAAGGCCGTCTGAAAGACGCGCGCGACCATCTGCAACGGCTGGACGATTTGCAGAGCGAGTTGGCGCGCCAAGTGGAAAAACTGGAAAAACAGGCCGCCACCGCCGAACGGTATCAAAACCTGACCCGCCAACTGTCGCAACAGCAGGATTTGCTCGATTTCACCCAATGGCGCCAATCCCTTGCCGCCGCCGATCAGGCGGCCGCACAGCACGAAACCCTCCGCCGGCAGCAGGACGAAACCGCTGCCCGAATCCAAACTTTGGACGAAACCCTGCACGCATTGCAGGCCGACGAACAGGCACAGCAGCAAAACGCACACGACATCAGTAACCGGCGCGGCGTACTGCGCGAGCAGATTGCCCGTTTGGAAGAGCAAATCCGCCACCGCCAGAAACTGCACCAGCGCATCGAGCAGGACAAAGCCGCCGCGCAGCTGCAACTGTCGCGCATCCACCAGCAACAGCAGGAAATCCGCGCACAAATCGAAGAAACCGACGGGCAGATAGAAGACAGACAGGCCGAATTGGCCGAAGCCGCCATGCTGGTAGCGGAATACGAAGAGCAGCTGCCCAAACTGGAAGAAGCCCAAGCCGAACTCAACACCGCCCATCAGAGCCAGCAGGACGAGTACAACCGCATCAAACGCGAACTGGCGGTCAAACAGCAGCAACTGACACACACACGGCACACCCTGCAACAGAACGAAGCTCGGCAAGGCCGTCTGAAACAGGAGCAGCAGGCACTCAACCTGCCCGACAGCGGCGAAACCGAAGCCGCACAGGAAGAAGCCGCACTGCTGCACAGCGGTCAGGAACACATCGAAACACAGCTGGCCGCTGCCGAAACCCGCCTGAATGAGCTGCACACCCGTTTTCAGACGGCCTCGCAGCGCCACCAAACCCTGCAACAGCAGCACATCAGCCTCGAAGCCCACTGTCAGGCACTGGCACAGCTGCTGGCACAGGAAACCGATAACGGCGACGACTTCTGGCAGCACACCTCAGCCGCCGGTGCGCCGCAACTGTGGCAGCACATCCACGCCCCGTCCGAATGGCAGCACGCACTGGGCGTGATACTGGGCGAACGCCTGCGCGCGCGCGCCGTCCCGCCCGATTTTGCCCCGCCCGCCCCCCTGCCCGAAGGCGGCGCGGCCTGGCTGGCCGACAACCTTTCCGGCGGCCTGAAAAAAAACCTGCCCGCTACCGCCCTGCTCAACCAAATCCAAGCACAAGCCCCGTTTCAGACGGCCCTGCACCACTGGCTCGACGGCGTGTTATGCGCCCCGAACCTCAATTATGCCCTGAGCCGCCAAGCCGACCTGAACCCCGGCCAAATCTGGCTCACGCCCGAAGGCCACCGCATCGACCGCGTCGGCACCGTACTCTATGCCCGCAGCGGCCGGGACAATCTGATGGCCCAGCGCGGACAACTGTCCGATCTGGAAGCCGAATCCGCCCGGCTGTCGCCCGAACTGGCCGAAGCCGCGCAACAGCTCGCACACATCCAAACCGAACGCGAAGCCGCCGAAGTCCACTATAAAGCACTGCTGCAACAGCAAAAACAGCACAACCTCGAATACAGCCGGGCGCAACAGCGCGCCGCCGAGATGCTGGCACGCACCAACCAAGGCCAAATCCGCCGCGAGCACATCACACAGGAGCTGGCGCAAATCGAAGCCGAACAGACCTCTCTGATGCAGACGGCAGACGGTCTGGAAGACGACACCGCCACGCTGGCCGAGGCCGCCGCCGAACTCGAACAGCGCCGGCAGCAGACAGCCGACGACCGCCAAACCCGGCAAGGCCGTCTGAAACAGGCACAGCTTGCCCTGTTGGAAGCCAACCGCCGATACGGCACCGCCGAGTTGGCCGTCCACAAACTGCAACAGCAAAAACAGCATGACCTGCAACAATTAACCCAGCTGGAACAGCAAACCCTGGATTGGCAGGAACGCCAGTCCGAACTGGCTCTGGCCCGTGAAACCGAAACCGACGGCGACGATCAGCACCTCAAACTCAACGAACTGGGCGAAGCCGTACAGACACTCGACGAAGCATACGCCGCCGTACAGGCGCAACTGGCCGCCGCACAGGCGCAAAGCCGCGAACAGTACGCCGCCCGGCAGGCACTGCACAGCAGCCTGCCGCCCTTGCAGGACGCCACCCAAACCGCCCTGCTGCAACAGCAGGAAGCCCTGATTAACGCCAAACGCTTCCACCAAAACCTGACCGCACGCGGCGCGGATTTGGCGGCACTCGAATCACGCTTGGCAACGGCAGAGCACCCTGACACACTGAACAGCGACATCGGCCGTCTGAACCGCCAGATTGAAGCACTCGGCGCCGTCAATCTGGCCGCCCTGCAAGAATTGGAAGAAGCGCGCGAACGCGACGGCTACTACCGCAGCCAGCGCGAAGACGTTCAGGCGGCCATTGCCCTGCTCGAAGAGGCCATCGCCCAAATCGACGGCAAAACCAAAGCACGCTTCAAAGAAACCTTCGATGCGGTCAATGAAAAAGTACAGACGTTTTTCCCCACCCTGTTCGGCGGCGGCGAAGCCGTCCTGCATATGATCGGCGACGATTTGCTGACGGCGGGCGTATCGATTATGGCGCGGCCGCCGGGCAAGAAAAACAGCACCATTCATCTGTTGAGCGGCGGCGAAAAAGCTCTGACCGCCATGAGCCTGGTCTTCGCCCTGTTCAGCCTCAACCCCGCGCCCTTCTGCCTGCTCGACGAAGTCGATGCGCCGCTGGACGATGCCAACACCGCCCGCTTCTGCCGGCTCGTCAAAGAAATGAGTACGCAAACGCAGTTTCTCTACATCTCGCACAACCGCCTGACCATGGAAATGGCCGAGCAGCTCATCGGCGTAACCATGCAGGAAAAAGGCGTATCGCGCATTGTAGCCGTCGATATCCGCCAAGCCCTGCAAATGGCCGAAGCCTGA
- a CDS encoding LLM class flavin-dependent oxidoreductase — MPELSVLNLAPLRQGQTAAQAIDSMIRLAQETEQIGYLRYWIAEHHNTAGLVSSATQVLIGHTLAHTRRIRVGSGGVMLPNHSPLLVAEQYGTLDTIYPGRVDLGLGRAPGTDQLTAAALRRHSGDAAWTFPDDVRQLQRYFAAEDAQGFVRAFPGTGRNVPLYILGSGTESAYLAAELGLPYAFAAHFAPRMLETSLAIYRREFRPSAVLSRPYVIVALNVIAADSDEEAAFLATSQQQFFLNVVRNSRRPLLPPVKSMDGLWTESEAALAQQMLSCSLVGGPETLARQYGILNETLRPDEWMAVSYIFDEQKQSASYRRFFELADNA, encoded by the coding sequence ATGCCCGAATTATCCGTTTTGAACCTGGCACCGCTGCGCCAAGGACAGACCGCAGCGCAGGCCATTGATTCCATGATCCGCCTGGCGCAGGAGACCGAACAGATCGGCTATCTGCGCTACTGGATTGCCGAACACCACAACACGGCCGGCTTGGTCAGCTCGGCTACGCAGGTGCTGATCGGCCATACACTGGCACACACCCGCCGCATCCGAGTCGGTTCGGGCGGCGTGATGCTGCCCAACCACAGCCCGCTGCTGGTGGCCGAACAATACGGCACACTCGACACCATCTACCCCGGCCGCGTCGATTTGGGACTGGGCCGTGCCCCCGGCACCGACCAATTGACCGCTGCCGCCCTGCGCCGCCACAGCGGAGATGCAGCTTGGACTTTTCCCGATGATGTGCGCCAGCTGCAACGCTATTTTGCCGCCGAAGACGCACAAGGCTTTGTCCGCGCTTTTCCCGGCACGGGACGCAACGTGCCGCTCTATATTTTGGGATCCGGCACCGAAAGCGCATATCTGGCGGCCGAACTCGGCCTGCCTTACGCCTTTGCCGCCCACTTTGCCCCCCGTATGCTCGAAACCTCACTGGCCATTTACCGCCGCGAATTCCGCCCGTCCGCCGTACTGTCCCGCCCCTATGTCATCGTGGCACTCAATGTTATTGCCGCCGACAGTGACGAAGAAGCCGCTTTTCTCGCCACCTCGCAGCAGCAGTTTTTTCTTAATGTCGTGCGCAACAGCCGCCGCCCGCTGCTGCCGCCTGTCAAATCGATGGACGGCCTCTGGACGGAAAGCGAAGCGGCTTTGGCGCAACAGATGCTTTCCTGTTCGCTGGTCGGCGGCCCCGAAACACTGGCGCGACAGTACGGCATACTCAATGAAACGCTCCGGCCCGACGAATGGATGGCGGTCAGCTATATTTTCGACGAACAAAAACAGTCCGCCTCCTACCGCCGCTTTTTCGAACTGGCCGACAACGCATAA
- the ubiA gene encoding 4-hydroxybenzoate octaprenyltransferase translates to MTETTWRQRLGVYGRLMRVDKPVGTLLLLWPTLWALFWAADGRPDRVSLLAFCAGTFLMRSAGCVANDLADRDFDGAVARTAGRPFARGEVKVREAVWLIAVLCAAALLCLLPLNRLTWLMSLPALFLALTYPYTKRFFPIPQFYLGLAFSFGIPMAFAAVQNRVPLEAWLMFAANACWTLAYDTVYAMADKEDDLKIGIKTSAVTFGNYDKEAVMLFHAAFSALMAWLGWLGDMDWPYWLAWIVVLVWQMRQYPQIRTRDRSRCFEVFLANNRIGAVWLLGIVLSLWR, encoded by the coding sequence ATGACGGAAACAACATGGCGGCAGCGGTTGGGCGTGTACGGGCGGCTGATGCGGGTGGACAAACCCGTCGGCACGCTTTTGCTGCTTTGGCCGACTTTGTGGGCTTTGTTCTGGGCGGCAGACGGCCGGCCGGACAGGGTGTCGCTGCTGGCTTTCTGCGCGGGGACGTTTCTGATGCGCAGCGCGGGCTGTGTGGCCAACGACTTGGCCGACCGTGATTTCGACGGGGCGGTGGCGCGTACGGCGGGGCGGCCGTTTGCACGCGGCGAGGTAAAAGTGCGCGAGGCGGTATGGCTGATTGCGGTTTTGTGTGCCGCCGCGCTGCTGTGCCTGCTGCCGCTGAACCGCCTCACTTGGCTGATGAGCCTGCCCGCGCTGTTTCTCGCGCTCACTTATCCTTACACCAAGCGTTTTTTCCCGATTCCGCAGTTTTATCTGGGGCTGGCGTTTTCGTTCGGCATACCGATGGCGTTTGCCGCCGTGCAGAACCGCGTTCCGCTGGAAGCGTGGCTGATGTTTGCCGCCAATGCCTGCTGGACGCTGGCTTACGACACGGTTTACGCGATGGCGGACAAGGAAGACGATTTGAAAATCGGTATCAAAACCTCGGCCGTAACGTTCGGCAATTACGATAAAGAGGCGGTGATGCTGTTTCATGCTGCGTTCAGCGCGCTGATGGCGTGGCTGGGCTGGCTGGGGGATATGGACTGGCCGTATTGGCTGGCGTGGATCGTGGTGCTGGTGTGGCAGATGCGGCAGTATCCGCAAATCCGCACGCGCGACCGCAGCCGCTGTTTTGAAGTATTTCTGGCCAACAACCGCATCGGTGCGGTGTGGCTGCTCGGGATTGTGCTGAGTTTGTGGCGGTGA